The following are from one region of the Microbacterium sp. BK668 genome:
- the ugpC gene encoding sn-glycerol-3-phosphate ABC transporter ATP-binding protein UgpC: MASVTFDNATRLYPGGTRPAVDKLNLEVGDGEFLVLVGPSGCGKSTSLRMLAGLEEVNSGRILIGDRDVTDVPPKDRDIAMVFQNYALYPHMTVAENMGFALKIAGVGKEERAARVLEAAKLLDLEQYLTRKPKALSGGQRQRVAMGRAIVRQPQVFLMDEPLSNLDAKLRVQTRTQIASLQRRLGVTTVYVTHDQTEALTMGDRIAVLKDGLLQQVGSPRDLYEKPNNVFVAGFIGSPAMNLFPADLAEGGVRFGDTVVGVEADTLGKAHGSEVTIGVRPEDIQVAPADGRGLPVVVDLVEELGADGYLYGHSDVNGKRTDIVARVDGRRHPNAGETVVLAPVPGHVHVFDVETGERLTDKAIASA; the protein is encoded by the coding sequence ATGGCGTCCGTCACGTTCGACAACGCAACCCGCTTGTACCCCGGGGGCACGCGCCCCGCTGTGGACAAGCTCAACCTCGAAGTGGGCGACGGCGAGTTCCTCGTCCTGGTCGGTCCCTCCGGCTGCGGCAAGTCCACGTCCCTGCGCATGCTGGCCGGCCTCGAAGAGGTCAACTCCGGCCGCATCCTCATCGGCGACCGCGACGTCACGGACGTCCCGCCGAAGGACCGCGACATCGCGATGGTGTTCCAGAACTACGCGCTGTACCCGCACATGACGGTCGCCGAGAACATGGGCTTCGCGCTCAAGATCGCCGGCGTCGGCAAGGAGGAGCGCGCCGCCCGCGTGCTCGAGGCAGCCAAGCTCCTCGACCTCGAGCAGTACCTCACGCGCAAGCCGAAGGCCCTCTCGGGCGGTCAGCGTCAGCGTGTCGCGATGGGCCGCGCGATCGTCCGTCAGCCGCAGGTGTTCCTCATGGACGAGCCCCTGTCGAACCTCGACGCCAAGCTCCGCGTCCAGACCCGTACGCAGATCGCGTCGCTGCAGCGTCGCCTCGGCGTCACCACGGTCTACGTCACGCACGACCAGACCGAGGCCCTCACGATGGGCGACCGCATCGCCGTGCTCAAGGACGGCCTGCTCCAGCAGGTCGGCTCGCCGCGCGACCTGTACGAGAAGCCGAACAACGTGTTCGTCGCCGGCTTCATCGGCTCGCCCGCGATGAACCTGTTCCCGGCCGACCTCGCCGAGGGCGGCGTCCGCTTCGGCGACACCGTCGTCGGGGTCGAGGCCGACACGCTCGGGAAGGCGCACGGCTCGGAGGTCACGATCGGCGTGCGTCCCGAGGACATCCAGGTCGCCCCCGCGGACGGCCGCGGCCTCCCGGTCGTGGTGGACCTCGTCGAGGAGCTCGGCGCGGACGGCTACCTCTACGGCCACTCCGACGTCAACGGCAAGCGCACCGACATCGTCGCGCGCGTCGACGGCCGTCGTCACCCGAACGCCGGTGAGACGGTCGTGCTTGCACCCGTGCCCGGCCACGTCCACGTCTTCGACGTCGAGACGGGCGAGCGCCTGACCGACAAGGCCATCGCCTCGGCGTAA
- a CDS encoding thioredoxin domain-containing protein, which translates to MRLLRGAAVAVAVVAIVAVAAIVVTWTVGSAASKPLLDPANVTDDGVVVTSVTGTTLEDSKAEMGAPGSGAAGATPTPTPTPVETPAPDAEATAAPAVDIRIYVDYLSPGSREFQLANAAQLATWVKEGAATLTYHPVAMLTSKSNGTKYSLRAASAAACVATHSPDAFFAFTHSLLEQQPEVDSDGISDSDLAAAAIASGASSPKVVRDCIENEDFAGWAKSATDRALKSIPGTDGVALTTAPMVLVNGTQYIGALDDPAEFSQFVLTIASDGSTKTPSPTPTPTPTPTPAP; encoded by the coding sequence GTGCGCCTCCTCCGCGGCGCCGCCGTCGCCGTCGCCGTCGTCGCGATCGTCGCCGTCGCGGCGATCGTCGTCACGTGGACGGTCGGGTCCGCGGCATCCAAGCCCCTCCTGGACCCCGCGAACGTGACCGACGACGGCGTTGTGGTGACCTCGGTCACCGGCACGACGCTCGAAGACAGCAAGGCCGAGATGGGCGCGCCGGGCTCGGGTGCCGCCGGCGCAACGCCCACGCCCACGCCGACGCCCGTCGAGACGCCCGCTCCCGACGCCGAGGCGACCGCCGCCCCGGCCGTCGACATCCGCATCTACGTCGACTACCTCTCGCCGGGGTCGCGCGAGTTCCAGCTCGCCAACGCCGCACAGCTGGCGACCTGGGTCAAGGAGGGCGCGGCCACCCTCACCTATCACCCGGTTGCGATGCTGACGTCGAAGTCCAACGGCACCAAGTACTCCCTGCGCGCCGCGAGCGCGGCCGCCTGCGTCGCGACGCACTCGCCCGATGCCTTCTTCGCCTTCACGCACTCCCTCCTCGAGCAGCAGCCCGAGGTCGACTCCGACGGCATCTCCGACTCGGATCTCGCGGCCGCCGCCATCGCCTCCGGTGCCTCTTCGCCGAAGGTCGTGCGCGACTGCATCGAGAACGAGGACTTCGCCGGATGGGCCAAGTCGGCGACCGACCGGGCCCTCAAGTCGATCCCCGGGACGGACGGCGTCGCCCTCACGACCGCCCCCATGGTGCTCGTCAACGGGACGCAGTACATCGGCGCCCTCGACGACCCGGCGGAGTTCTCGCAGTTCGTCCTGACGATCGCGAGCGACGGATCGACGAAGACGCCCTCGCCGACCCCCACTCCGACGCCCACGCCGACTCCCGCGCCCTGA
- a CDS encoding DMT family transporter, with amino-acid sequence MTPPRMPAWLALGGAVLVGVLTAVQARVNGSLGLALGDGFTAAVISFGSGLAILLVLCAVLPAGRAGLVRLVRGVGRDIPYWMLIGGLAGALTVATQGLTVATIGVALFTVGVVAGQTVNGLVLDRVGYGPAGVVAVTLGRLAGGLLVLLAVVLCLAGEGLAAVPWWMLLLPFLAGAGIAWQQATNGRLRQAVGSPLVATLVNFIGGTLALVVADVVHISTAGAPERFPADAWLYAGGAIGVVYIFLSAALVRHTGVLLLGLGSVVGLLATSVVLDALWPPLSGPSLGVAVAAVFVALVGVVVAVVPWRAVLPRRGGARG; translated from the coding sequence GTGACCCCGCCCCGCATGCCCGCCTGGCTCGCGCTCGGCGGAGCGGTGCTCGTGGGCGTCCTGACGGCCGTGCAGGCGCGCGTCAACGGGTCGCTCGGCCTCGCTCTGGGCGACGGGTTCACGGCAGCGGTCATCTCGTTCGGCTCGGGGCTGGCGATCCTCCTCGTCCTGTGCGCGGTGCTCCCCGCCGGCCGGGCCGGGCTCGTAAGGCTCGTGCGGGGCGTGGGACGCGACATCCCGTATTGGATGCTGATCGGCGGCCTCGCGGGCGCCCTCACCGTCGCCACGCAAGGCCTCACGGTCGCGACGATCGGCGTCGCCCTCTTCACGGTCGGGGTCGTGGCGGGGCAGACCGTCAACGGCCTCGTGCTGGACCGCGTGGGGTATGGCCCTGCGGGGGTCGTCGCCGTGACCCTGGGCCGCCTGGCGGGCGGCCTGCTCGTGCTCCTGGCGGTCGTGCTCTGTCTCGCCGGCGAAGGCCTGGCCGCAGTGCCGTGGTGGATGCTGCTCCTCCCGTTCCTCGCGGGTGCGGGCATCGCCTGGCAGCAGGCCACGAACGGCCGGCTGCGTCAGGCGGTCGGCAGTCCGCTTGTGGCCACGCTCGTCAACTTCATCGGGGGAACCCTCGCCCTCGTCGTCGCCGACGTCGTCCACATCTCGACCGCCGGCGCACCAGAGCGCTTCCCGGCCGACGCGTGGCTCTATGCCGGAGGGGCCATCGGCGTCGTGTACATCTTCCTGTCGGCCGCCCTCGTGCGGCACACCGGCGTGCTGCTGCTCGGGCTCGGATCCGTCGTCGGCCTGCTCGCGACATCCGTCGTCCTCGATGCGCTCTGGCCGCCGCTGTCGGGGCCGTCACTCGGCGTCGCCGTCGCCGCGGTGTTCGTCGCGCTCGTCGGCGTCGTCGTGGCGGTCGTCCCGTGGCGGGCGGTGCTGCCGCGCCGAGGCGGGGCGCGCGGCTAG
- a CDS encoding nitroreductase family protein, producing the protein MRARRSWSKVTDAAPSSAELLELVSAAGRVADHSSLRPWRLIELRGADRERLGKAIAKAEGDKHPSSKPLRAPLLLAVVASYRKSGKVPRWEQEAVASGVAHVLSLLLDEAGWGVIWRTGHYTRSKAVAKAHGLKKNEELLGWLYVGGKPPVKRHGGRRPLDASRFVTRMPGAKA; encoded by the coding sequence ATGCGGGCGCGTCGCTCCTGGTCGAAGGTGACGGATGCCGCGCCCTCCTCCGCCGAGCTGCTCGAGCTGGTGTCGGCGGCAGGCCGTGTCGCCGACCACTCCTCGCTCAGGCCGTGGCGGCTCATCGAGCTGCGGGGCGCTGATCGAGAGCGGCTCGGCAAGGCGATCGCCAAGGCCGAGGGCGACAAGCACCCCTCGTCCAAGCCCCTCCGAGCGCCGCTGCTCCTCGCCGTCGTGGCGAGCTACCGCAAGAGCGGGAAGGTCCCCAGATGGGAGCAGGAGGCCGTCGCCTCGGGCGTCGCCCACGTGCTGAGCCTGCTGCTGGACGAGGCGGGGTGGGGTGTGATCTGGCGCACCGGCCATTACACGCGCAGCAAAGCCGTCGCCAAGGCGCATGGGCTGAAGAAGAACGAGGAGCTGCTCGGGTGGCTCTACGTCGGCGGCAAGCCGCCGGTCAAGCGGCACGGCGGGCGCCGCCCCCTCGACGCGTCGCGATTCGTGACGCGCATGCCCGGCGCGAAGGCCTAG
- the msrB gene encoding peptide-methionine (R)-S-oxide reductase MsrB: MTYAVSKTDAEWREQLDPQQYAVLREAATERPWTGELLDESRAGLYTCAACGAELFQSGTKFDSHCGWPSFYESIRPEAVELIEDRSHGMVRTEVRCAACGSHLGHVFPDGFGTPTGDRYCMNSVSLAFTPDA; the protein is encoded by the coding sequence ATGACCTACGCAGTTTCCAAGACCGACGCCGAGTGGCGAGAGCAGCTCGACCCGCAGCAGTACGCCGTGCTGCGAGAGGCGGCGACCGAGCGCCCGTGGACCGGCGAGCTGCTGGACGAGAGCCGCGCGGGCCTGTACACGTGCGCCGCGTGCGGGGCGGAGCTCTTCCAAAGCGGCACCAAGTTCGACTCGCACTGCGGGTGGCCGAGCTTCTACGAGTCGATCCGCCCGGAGGCCGTGGAGCTGATCGAGGACCGCAGCCACGGCATGGTGCGCACCGAGGTGCGGTGCGCCGCGTGCGGCTCGCACCTCGGCCACGTGTTCCCCGACGGGTTCGGCACGCCGACCGGCGACCGCTACTGCATGAACTCCGTCTCGCTCGCCTTCACGCCCGACGCGTGA
- a CDS encoding DUF2332 domain-containing protein: MTTGPDASPASPAALGPVAAEVQQRYARFGREEAPGRSAVYEEWANGVATDASTAHLLARIPATRRQPPLVFAISRLLGAPLAGYREWAAWVGRNIDAVVAESARRGLQTNEPLRCAALLPALSTVTGPLALLEVGASAGLCLYPDRFSYRYRGDRTVSLDPSGGPSSVTLECELRGEPALRLPDVVWRAGIDVDPLDPRDEDDRRFLTTLAWPGEEGRAERIEAALDIAAADPPRIVRGDASDPAVLHALAAEAPAGATLVVTTPGVLPHIPRAGRERLLAALADLGGVWISIDPPGLHRAWDPPVDPATWGGFVLGRDARPLAAVDPLGGFVEWRAG; this comes from the coding sequence GTGACGACTGGTCCGGATGCCTCGCCCGCGAGTCCCGCAGCGCTCGGCCCGGTCGCGGCCGAGGTGCAGCAGCGGTACGCCCGGTTCGGACGGGAGGAGGCCCCGGGTCGCTCGGCGGTCTACGAGGAGTGGGCGAACGGCGTCGCGACGGATGCGTCCACCGCGCACCTTCTCGCGCGGATTCCCGCCACGCGACGGCAGCCGCCCCTCGTCTTCGCCATCAGCCGCCTGCTCGGCGCTCCGCTCGCGGGGTACCGCGAGTGGGCGGCGTGGGTGGGCCGGAACATCGACGCCGTCGTGGCCGAGAGCGCGCGCCGCGGCCTCCAGACCAACGAGCCCCTGCGCTGCGCGGCGCTGCTGCCGGCGCTCAGCACGGTGACCGGCCCGCTGGCGCTTCTCGAGGTGGGGGCGAGCGCCGGGCTGTGCCTGTATCCCGACCGCTTCTCCTACCGCTACCGGGGCGATCGGACGGTGTCGCTCGACCCATCCGGGGGGCCGTCCTCGGTCACGCTGGAATGCGAGCTCCGGGGCGAGCCGGCCCTGCGCCTGCCGGATGTCGTGTGGCGCGCGGGGATCGACGTCGATCCCCTCGACCCCCGGGACGAGGACGACCGGAGGTTCCTCACCACCCTGGCCTGGCCGGGTGAGGAGGGCCGCGCCGAGCGGATCGAGGCGGCGCTCGACATCGCCGCCGCCGACCCGCCGCGGATCGTGCGGGGGGATGCCTCCGACCCGGCCGTGCTGCACGCGCTCGCGGCGGAGGCACCCGCCGGGGCGACGCTCGTCGTCACGACGCCCGGTGTCCTTCCGCACATCCCGCGCGCCGGACGGGAACGACTCCTCGCGGCGCTCGCCGACCTCGGCGGCGTGTGGATCTCGATCGACCCGCCGGGCCTGCACAGGGCCTGGGATCCTCCGGTCGACCCCGCGACGTGGGGCGGCTTCGTCCTCGGACGCGACGCCCGTCCGCTCGCCGCCGTCGATCCGCTCGGCGGGTTCGTGGAGTGGCGCGCCGGATAG
- a CDS encoding DUF3263 domain-containing protein — MPLSDRDRAILDFEAEWRRHAGAKEEAIRSDLGLAPARYYQLLGRLIDTAEAQEHDPMLVKRLRRMRDVSRDTRVAGAAADPR; from the coding sequence GTGCCCCTCTCCGACCGCGACCGCGCCATCCTGGACTTCGAGGCGGAGTGGCGCCGGCACGCCGGCGCGAAGGAGGAGGCGATCCGCTCCGACCTCGGACTCGCCCCCGCCCGCTACTACCAGCTGCTCGGACGCCTGATCGACACGGCGGAGGCGCAGGAGCACGACCCGATGCTCGTCAAGCGCCTGCGCCGGATGCGCGACGTCTCGCGGGACACCAGGGTCGCCGGCGCCGCAGCCGATCCCCGATGA
- a CDS encoding LytR C-terminal domain-containing protein — protein MPKTTYPRDRFDELPADGGRVGAHRAENPRMRGWVVFLWAVLATIVLVAVGIFGTLIASGRVVLFPTPEPTVTPLPTVAPVVDTSYSVIVLNATPETGLATQLRDQIIAAGWAPDSVNAGQAGSTDFAETTVYYAYPEDEAAARGLAETVLGGAQVSQSDVYQPQDDPETADVDESRTKQLVVVIGLDRTSTPPSP, from the coding sequence GTGCCGAAAACGACCTACCCGCGGGATCGCTTCGACGAACTCCCCGCGGACGGCGGCCGAGTCGGCGCGCATCGCGCCGAGAACCCCCGCATGCGCGGGTGGGTCGTGTTCCTCTGGGCGGTCCTCGCGACCATCGTCCTCGTCGCCGTCGGGATCTTCGGCACCCTGATCGCCTCCGGACGCGTCGTGCTCTTCCCGACCCCTGAGCCGACGGTCACCCCGCTGCCGACCGTGGCGCCCGTCGTCGACACCTCGTACTCCGTCATCGTCCTCAACGCCACGCCGGAGACGGGGCTCGCGACCCAGCTGCGAGACCAGATCATCGCGGCAGGGTGGGCTCCCGACAGCGTCAACGCGGGGCAGGCGGGCTCGACGGACTTCGCCGAGACGACGGTCTACTACGCCTATCCCGAGGACGAGGCGGCGGCGCGAGGGCTCGCCGAGACCGTCCTCGGCGGGGCGCAGGTCTCCCAGAGCGACGTCTACCAGCCGCAGGACGACCCCGAGACGGCCGACGTCGACGAGAGCCGGACCAAGCAGCTCGTCGTCGTGATCGGCCTCGATCGCACGAGCACTCCGCCGAGTCCGTAG
- a CDS encoding cold-shock protein, whose protein sequence is MTQGTVKWFNAEKGFGFITVADGQDVFVHYSNIDMTGFRVLEEGQTVEFTVGSGQKGPQAESVRIVA, encoded by the coding sequence ATGACCCAGGGCACTGTCAAGTGGTTCAACGCCGAGAAGGGTTTCGGCTTCATCACCGTGGCGGACGGCCAGGACGTCTTCGTGCACTACTCGAACATCGACATGACCGGATTCCGCGTCCTCGAAGAGGGCCAGACGGTCGAGTTCACGGTGGGCTCGGGTCAGAAGGGGCCGCAGGCGGAGTCCGTGCGCATCGTCGCATGA
- the groL gene encoding chaperonin GroEL (60 kDa chaperone family; promotes refolding of misfolded polypeptides especially under stressful conditions; forms two stacked rings of heptamers to form a barrel-shaped 14mer; ends can be capped by GroES; misfolded proteins enter the barrel where they are refolded when GroES binds), with product MAKIIAFDEEARRGLERGLNTLADAVKVTLGPRGRNVVLEKKWGAPTITNDGVSIAKEIELDDPYEKIGAELVKEVAKKTDDVAGDGTTTATVLAQALVREGLRNVAAGADPISLKKGIEKAVKAVTDELLASAKEVESKEQIAATASISAADTTIGDLIAEAIDKVGKEGVVTVEESQTFGTELELTEGMRFDKGFINPYFVTDPERQEAVFEDPYILIANQKISNIKDLLPVVDKVIQDGKELVIIAEDVEGEALATLVLNKIRGIFKSAAVKAPGFGDRRKAQLQDIAILTGGQVITEEVGLKLENATLDLLGRARKVIITKDETTIVEGAGDGAQIEGRVTQIRREIENTDSDYDREKLQERLAKLAGGVAVIKAGAATEVELKERKHRIEDAVRNAKAAVEEGIVPGGGVALIQAGKVAFEGLQLSGDEATGANIVKVAIEAPLKQIALNAGLEPGVVANKVADLPVGHGLNAATGEYGDLFQQGIIDPAKVTRSALQNAASIAGLFLTTEAVVADKPEKVAAPAGDPTGGMDF from the coding sequence ATGGCAAAGATCATCGCTTTCGATGAGGAGGCCCGTCGCGGCCTCGAGCGCGGCCTCAACACGCTGGCCGACGCCGTCAAGGTGACCCTGGGCCCCCGCGGTCGCAACGTCGTGCTCGAGAAGAAGTGGGGCGCCCCCACCATCACGAACGACGGCGTCTCGATCGCCAAGGAGATCGAGCTGGACGACCCGTACGAGAAGATCGGCGCGGAGCTCGTCAAGGAGGTCGCCAAGAAGACCGACGACGTGGCCGGTGACGGCACGACGACGGCCACCGTGCTCGCCCAGGCGCTCGTCCGCGAGGGCCTTCGCAACGTCGCCGCGGGCGCCGACCCGATCTCGCTCAAGAAGGGCATCGAGAAGGCCGTCAAGGCGGTCACCGACGAGCTGCTCGCCTCGGCCAAGGAGGTCGAGTCGAAGGAGCAGATCGCCGCTACGGCGTCGATCTCGGCCGCCGACACCACGATCGGCGACCTGATCGCCGAGGCGATCGACAAGGTCGGCAAGGAGGGCGTCGTCACCGTCGAGGAGTCGCAGACCTTCGGCACGGAGCTCGAGCTCACCGAGGGCATGCGCTTCGACAAGGGCTTCATCAACCCCTACTTCGTCACGGACCCCGAGCGCCAGGAGGCGGTCTTCGAGGACCCCTACATCCTGATCGCGAACCAGAAGATCTCGAACATCAAGGACCTTCTGCCCGTCGTCGACAAGGTGATCCAGGACGGCAAGGAGCTCGTCATCATCGCCGAGGACGTCGAGGGCGAGGCGCTCGCGACGCTCGTGCTCAACAAGATCCGCGGCATCTTCAAGTCGGCCGCCGTCAAGGCTCCCGGCTTCGGCGACCGTCGCAAGGCGCAGCTGCAGGACATCGCGATCCTCACGGGCGGCCAGGTCATCACCGAGGAGGTCGGTCTCAAGCTCGAGAACGCCACCCTCGACCTGCTCGGCCGTGCGCGCAAGGTCATCATCACCAAGGACGAGACGACCATCGTCGAGGGTGCCGGTGACGGTGCGCAGATCGAGGGTCGCGTGACCCAGATCCGCCGCGAGATCGAGAACACCGACAGCGACTACGACCGCGAGAAGCTTCAGGAGCGCCTCGCCAAGCTCGCCGGCGGCGTCGCCGTCATCAAGGCGGGCGCGGCCACCGAGGTGGAGCTCAAGGAGCGCAAGCACCGCATCGAGGACGCCGTGCGCAACGCGAAGGCGGCCGTCGAGGAGGGCATCGTCCCCGGTGGTGGCGTCGCGCTGATCCAGGCCGGCAAGGTCGCGTTCGAGGGCCTGCAGCTCTCGGGCGACGAGGCCACCGGCGCGAACATCGTCAAGGTCGCCATCGAGGCGCCGCTCAAGCAGATCGCCCTCAACGCCGGCCTCGAGCCGGGCGTCGTCGCGAACAAGGTCGCCGACCTCCCTGTCGGCCACGGCCTCAACGCCGCGACCGGTGAGTACGGCGACCTGTTCCAGCAGGGCATCATCGACCCCGCCAAGGTGACGCGCTCGGCGCTGCAGAACGCCGCGTCGATCGCCGGCCTCTTCCTCACGACCGAGGCCGTCGTCGCCGACAAGCCCGAGAAGGTCGCGGCTCCCGCCGGCGACCCGACGGGTGGCATGGACTTCTGA
- a CDS encoding WXG100 family type VII secretion target, whose product MAVFSVDSDAVLSATGSIRGTIDRLEAETHSMLSQLTQLQSAWSGAAAVAFQGAVDQWRATQRQVEESLGAINQALAVAGRQYAEAEQASIALFR is encoded by the coding sequence ATGGCCGTCTTCTCCGTCGACAGCGACGCCGTCCTCTCCGCCACGGGCTCGATCCGCGGCACGATCGATCGCCTCGAAGCCGAGACCCACTCCATGCTCAGCCAGCTGACCCAGCTGCAGTCCGCGTGGTCGGGCGCGGCCGCCGTCGCCTTCCAGGGCGCCGTCGACCAGTGGCGGGCCACGCAGCGCCAAGTGGAAGAGAGTCTCGGCGCCATCAACCAGGCGCTGGCGGTCGCCGGCCGGCAGTACGCCGAGGCCGAGCAGGCCTCGATCGCGCTGTTCCGCTGA
- a CDS encoding HAMP domain-containing sensor histidine kinase, producing MIGLAAAGIGTLAFLRNALIVNLDEQLQQLTSTDVAVNALIEVTIVDGIPEFTTKKDASTDYYVAIYEGSEEDNLVITAGGDPDELDPDFPDTVTLEEARIRGTEAFWLTSLDGTRSFKAVMDVYQPPGSSTLYTQVVAMPMAAINRVVTTYIGIYGVLALITIVAGALLTRWLVTLTFRSLGQVESTAMSIAAGDFSQRMTDIEPTTTEVGRLKTAINAMLGRVDAAISQRDATVRQMRRFIGDASHELRTPLVTVRGYAELYRMGAIEGDDDVAQAMDRIESEAKRMGLLVEDLLALARLDERRDVVIAPVDLRPVARDAAMDVRAASPQRRVTVIDTTLVEPEPEPEPEIEVLEEPPPPPPKGRRGTTSPSAIARAGGATLSLLRRRPRPVPASEAPVSGEMPPVAPVDAGEPSEPLPEPIVLGDENRIRQVVANLLGNARRFTGEDSPIELRVGVDPLLGAGWIEVIDHGEGVPDQIKDKIFQRFWRADTSRARETGGTGLGLSIVASIVDALHGTVDVVDTPGGGATFRVALPLARERAAEEHLTLMTQPIARPRDER from the coding sequence GTGATCGGGCTCGCGGCCGCCGGCATCGGCACGCTCGCGTTCCTCCGCAACGCCCTCATCGTCAACCTCGACGAGCAGCTGCAGCAGCTGACGTCGACGGATGTCGCGGTCAACGCCCTCATCGAGGTGACGATCGTCGACGGCATCCCGGAGTTCACGACGAAGAAGGATGCCTCGACCGACTACTACGTCGCGATCTACGAGGGCAGCGAGGAGGACAACCTCGTGATCACGGCGGGCGGCGATCCGGATGAGCTCGACCCGGACTTCCCCGACACCGTCACCCTCGAGGAGGCCCGGATCCGCGGAACGGAGGCGTTCTGGCTGACGAGCCTGGACGGCACGCGGTCGTTCAAGGCCGTCATGGACGTCTACCAGCCACCCGGGTCGAGCACGCTCTACACGCAGGTGGTGGCCATGCCCATGGCTGCCATCAACCGCGTCGTCACGACCTACATCGGCATCTACGGCGTCCTCGCCCTCATCACGATCGTCGCGGGCGCGCTCCTGACGCGCTGGCTCGTCACGCTGACGTTCCGCAGCCTCGGTCAGGTGGAGTCGACCGCCATGTCGATCGCCGCCGGCGACTTCAGCCAGCGCATGACCGACATCGAGCCGACGACGACGGAGGTCGGGCGCCTCAAGACCGCGATCAACGCGATGCTCGGCCGGGTCGACGCCGCCATCTCGCAGCGCGATGCGACGGTCCGGCAGATGCGCCGCTTCATCGGCGACGCGAGCCACGAGCTGCGGACGCCCCTCGTGACGGTGCGCGGGTACGCCGAGCTCTATCGCATGGGTGCGATCGAAGGCGACGACGACGTCGCTCAGGCCATGGACCGCATCGAGAGCGAGGCCAAGCGGATGGGCCTGCTCGTCGAGGACCTGCTTGCGCTGGCCCGCCTCGACGAACGCCGGGACGTCGTGATCGCCCCCGTCGACCTCCGCCCGGTGGCGCGGGATGCCGCGATGGACGTGCGCGCCGCCTCACCGCAGCGCCGCGTCACCGTGATCGACACGACCCTCGTCGAACCGGAGCCCGAGCCCGAGCCCGAGATCGAGGTGCTCGAAGAGCCGCCGCCTCCCCCGCCCAAGGGACGACGCGGCACGACCAGCCCCTCCGCCATCGCCCGGGCCGGCGGCGCGACGCTGTCGCTCCTGCGTCGGCGCCCCCGACCCGTGCCGGCGTCCGAAGCCCCCGTCTCCGGCGAGATGCCCCCCGTCGCGCCGGTCGACGCCGGGGAGCCCTCCGAGCCGCTCCCGGAGCCGATCGTGCTGGGCGACGAGAACCGCATCCGCCAGGTGGTGGCGAACCTCCTCGGCAACGCGCGCCGCTTCACGGGCGAGGACTCGCCCATCGAGCTGCGCGTGGGCGTCGATCCGCTGCTCGGGGCCGGCTGGATCGAGGTCATCGACCACGGCGAGGGCGTCCCCGACCAGATCAAGGACAAGATCTTCCAGCGCTTCTGGCGCGCCGATACGTCCCGCGCACGCGAGACGGGCGGCACGGGTCTGGGGCTGTCGATCGTGGCGTCGATCGTGGATGCGCTGCACGGCACCGTCGACGTCGTCGACACGCCCGGTGGCGGGGCTACCTTCCGCGTCGCCCTCCCGCTCGCGCGCGAGCGGGCCGCCGAGGAGCACCTCACCCTCATGACCCAGCCCATCGCCCGTCCGCGCGACGAGCGCTGA
- a CDS encoding response regulator transcription factor: MTAPRILVVDDEPNIRDLLITSLRFAGYQVRAVSNGAQTISAVLEEEPDLIILDVMLPDMNGFSVTKRLRGAGYTAPILFLTAKDETEDKITGLNAGGDDYVTKPFSLDEIVARIQAILRRTMQADEESVIRAGELTMDQDTHDVVVGDVSIDLSPTEFKLLRYLMLNPNRVLSKAQILDHVWEYDFNGDAGIVESYISYLRRKIDPHSSEPLIQTKRGFGYMLKAGKTA, from the coding sequence ATGACCGCACCGCGCATCCTCGTCGTGGACGACGAGCCGAACATCCGCGACCTGCTGATCACGAGCCTCCGCTTCGCGGGATACCAGGTCCGCGCCGTCTCCAACGGAGCCCAGACGATCTCGGCCGTCTTGGAGGAGGAGCCCGACCTCATCATCCTCGACGTCATGCTGCCCGACATGAACGGGTTCAGCGTCACCAAGCGCCTCCGCGGGGCGGGGTACACGGCGCCGATCCTCTTCCTGACGGCCAAGGACGAGACCGAGGACAAGATCACCGGCCTCAACGCGGGCGGCGACGACTACGTCACCAAGCCCTTCTCGCTCGACGAGATCGTCGCGCGCATCCAGGCGATCCTCCGCCGCACCATGCAGGCCGACGAGGAGTCGGTGATCCGCGCGGGCGAGCTCACGATGGACCAGGACACGCACGACGTCGTGGTCGGCGACGTGTCGATCGACCTCAGCCCCACGGAGTTCAAGCTCCTGCGCTACCTCATGCTGAACCCCAACCGGGTGCTGTCGAAGGCTCAGATCCTCGACCACGTCTGGGAGTACGACTTCAACGGCGACGCGGGGATCGTCGAGAGCTACATCTCATACCTCCGTCGCAAGATCGACCCGCACTCGTCCGAGCCGCTCATCCAGACCAAGCGCGGCTTCGGCTACATGCTGAAGGCCGGCAAGACCGCCTGA